The following are encoded in a window of Pagrus major chromosome 14, Pma_NU_1.0 genomic DNA:
- the tmem229a gene encoding transmembrane protein 229A — protein MAGRCRDGPRSRSGDPAGGLKSARTPRQQEPSGETEDAAESLRELPRWMRLYFYGMHGVTLDVLLSSLQGLVNHRDPKLLGFSSPYLCIMHSLTHFALEKIYSQKRCFRGRPVVFHLVFYPSVYIGLQILIGNINTLTEQVRLVSGTQLVVHYVLALYFAQVFHRWLSGLQYHPDPPRQPVPEDSAHDRGPPSHGLPGFVRFLFFGMHGFLDEVIFTSVFNLVEKSDRTLSGHTSLWSFLMYGSCSFVVEKLYLHLHFSRGWGTCRRLPIYICFIYAWEFSWGLVLRQFDACSWDYSHYPHNFMGLITLLYLPGWLCLSLYQDVLSNVLLRIKCTAAVDGLSGENGEVNGQLESKKKLL, from the coding sequence ATGGCCGGTCGGTGCCGGGACGGCCCTCGCAGCCGCTCGGGAGACCCCGCCGGTGGGCTGAAATCGGCGCGAACGCCCCGCCAACAAGAACCGTCCGGAGAGACCGAGGACGCGGCGGAGTCTCTGCGGGAGCTGCCGCGATGGATGCGGCTGTACTTCTACGGGATGCACGGAGTGACTCTGGATGTCCTGCTCTCGTCCTTACAGGGGCTCGTGAATCATCGGGACCCGAAGCTGCTGGGCTTCTCCTCCCCGTACCTCTGCATCATGCACTCACTGACCCACTTTGCTCTGGAGAAGATCTACTCACAGAAGAGGTGTTTCCGAGGTCGGCCTGTGGTGTTTCATCTGGTTTTCTACCCGTCCGTCTACATCGGGCTGCAGATCCTCATCGGGAACATCAACACTCTGACCGAGCAGGTGAGGCTGGTGTCCGGGACCCAGCTGGTGGTGCACTACGTCCTGGCTCTGTATTTCGCCCAGGTGTTTCACAGATGGCTGTCCGGGCTGCAGTACCACCCCGACCCCCCGCGACAACCCGTCCCGGAGGACAGCGCGCACGACCGGGGGCCTCCCTCTCACGGGCTCCCCGGCTTCGTGCGCTTCTTGTTCTTCGGGATGCACGGCTTCCTGGACGAGGTCATTTTCACGTCCGTCTTCAACCTGGTGGAGAAGTCTGACCGGACCCTGAGCGGCCACACGTCCCTGTGGTCCTTCCTGATGTACGGCAGCTGCAGCTTCGTGGTGGAGAAGCTCTACCTCCACCTGCACTTCAGCAGAGGCTGGGGGACGTGCCGCAGGCTGCCCATCTACATCTGCTTCATCTACGCCTGGGAGTTCTCCTGGGGCCTGGTGCTCAGGCAGTTTGACGCCTGCTCCTGGGACTACTCTCATTATCCTCACAACTTCATGGGGCTCATCACCCTCCTGTACCTGCCGGGCTGGCTCTGCCTCAGTCTGTACCAGGACGTGCTGTCCAACGTGCTGCTGAGAATCAAGTGCACCGCAGCTGTGGATGGGCTGAGTGGGGAGAATGGGGAGGTGAATGGACAGCTGGAGTCCAAGAAGAAACTGCTttga